TGGTCATTCGTTTTTCTTCTATCGGAGATATTGTATTGACAACACCGGCCATCCGTTGTTTGAAATTACAAGTACCCGACGCTGAAGTACATTTTTTGTCCAAGCAATCGATGAAAGCAGTTACTGAAGCCAATCCTTATATCGATAAGTTTTATTATTTCTCTAGTGATCTCGATAGCTTGATCCAGGCTTTAAAAGCAGAGCAATACGATTACATCATCGACCTTCACAAAAATTTCAGAACCTGGCGCATAAAAAAAGCACTGAAAGTTCCGGTATTGTCTTACAATAAAGAGGTCATTGAAAAAGTATTACTCACAAGACTGCACATCAATAAAATGGCAGGCCGACATATTGTGGATCGTTGTTTGGATACATTAGCACCACTTGGTGTTCAAAATGATGGGAAGGGAATGGACTATTTTATTCCTGCAACGGTGAGGGTAAAAGCTGAGGATCTTCCTTTATCGCATAGTGCGGGTTTTGTAGCCATTGTTATAGGCGCGAGTTATTATACCAAGAAACTGCCAGTTTATAAACTAAGGGAGCTTTGCGCCAAATTGCAGTACCCCATTATACTCGTGGGTGGAAAAGAAGATAAGCAAGAAGGAGAGGAGATCGCAAAAATTGATCCTGTTAAGATTTACAATGCTTGTGGCAAATTCAGTTTACATGAATCGGCAGATATCATTCGTCAATCCAAATTGGTGATATCGCATGATACCGGTATGCAATACATTGCTTGTGCACTCAACAAATCTGTACTTGCTATTTGGGGAGGTACTTCACCTGCATTGGATGTAGAGCCTTATTATGGTACAGAACAATTACTACAGCACAACAAACCTGCTTATCATAACTTCATCGTAAAAGGCTTGGCTTGTCAGCCTTGTTCTAATTATGGAACAAAGACTTGTCCGAGAGCACATTTTAAATGTATGCAGGATCAGGATATTAATTTGATCGTTGCTACTGCGGGTCAATATCTCACATCTATGGCATAAAAAAAGAGCCCCGAAATTTCGGAGCCCTTTCTTTATTACCAAAACCAACTATTATCCTTTGATACGTTTTGCTTCACTTTCCAATCCGGTCTGACGTTGACGTGCAGCTTTTACTTGGTTGTTACCAAATCTCCAGGAGAATGCCAAGCGTACAGTACGACTTTCATTCTGACCACGTCCATTGATGAACAATCCACCAAAATTACTGGTAGCAGTCCATGGATTGGTAAAGAAGATATCCGTTACACTAAGTTTTAATGTGCCTTGTTTTTTCAAGATCTGTTTTTGGAATCCAAGATCCAATCCACCCAATGATTTTGTTCTCCAGGTTGCACCCCAAACATTCGGACCACTGAACCAACCACTCAACTCTGCATTGTATCCTTTGCCTAAAGTGAATGTATGTTGCATATAAGCTCCAAACATTGGGATTTCAGTTTTCACCTCATTGGCGCCGATCTTTCCTTTAAACATCTGATAGTTGTACCAAACATTTGCATAACCATTCCACCACTTTGCAATCGGTAAAGGAGAACCGATACTGAAACTCAGGATACGTTGTGTTGCCAGGTTTCTTTGTTGTACATAAGTGGCATTATTGGTAGTGTCGGTTGTTTGTGTCGCAAAATCTTTGACATGGCTATAACCAATCGTGGTGTTCAACATGTATTTGAAAGTATGCGATAATTCAATCGTATTGGTATACTGCGGACGTAAGAACGCATTTCCTTTTTCGTAGGTCAACTCATCTAATTTGTTCTCAAATGGATTCAGATCCTGATAAGTCGGACGATCGATACGACGGCTAAAGGTTAAATTCAAGGTGTTCTTCTGGTCAACAGTCCAGGTTAACGCTGCACTTGGGAAGAAATCCAGATAGCTGCGTTTAACAGTGTTATCAGCTTGAATCACACCATCAGCTCTGGTCAACACACCTTCGCTATTGGTTTGTTCCATACGTAAACCTGTTTGTAAACTCCATTTTGGACTGAACTGACGCTGATAGTTTACATAAGCAGCATTCACATTTTCATTATAAGTAAAGCTGTTACTTCTGCTTAAGATTTTTACTGGAACTCCATTGATGTCATTGAAGAAATCAAATGTATTTTTTGTCTTTACATAAGAGAACTTAGCACCATATCCTAATTTACCTTTCCATTTTGGTTGATCTACGTCCACTTTAGCAGTATAGATATCAATATCGGTAGGAGTATAGTTACGGTTGATCACTTGTGATAACATATTACCTGTGTTGTCAAGGTAATTGTTAGGTTGAT
Above is a genomic segment from Sediminibacterium sp. KACHI17 containing:
- a CDS encoding TonB-dependent receptor, whose translation is MRRILTAAVIGLSSLLNTAIAQTSSTIKGKISDNSGKALQSVTVSLLKSTDSSLVKADVTDANGAFEMVYGKEGKYLLSYVMIGFERTYSPVFEVKNGQGFDAGSITLQPAATKLQDVTVTSRKPMIEIKADKTVFNVENSINATGSNALELLQKSPGIQVDNNENISMKGKTGVRIYVDGKMTQLGSQDLAAYLKSINSNDVEAIEMISNPSARYDASGNAGIINIRLKKNKRYGTNGSVNMGLVQGVTPKGNGSVSLNYRDKKVNLFSNVGINIGRYENTLDLYRVQRDSVYDQKSTNWSNNKSVNAKLGADLFLNSKNTLGFLVTTNFSDNDWTSESNTNISYNPTKQFVKKLVALNTIPGSRTNMNSNINYRYADTSGKEINFDADYGLFRGTGRSYQPNNYLDNTGNMLSQVINRNYTPTDIDIYTAKVDVDQPKWKGKLGYGAKFSYVKTKNTFDFFNDINGVPVKILSRSNSFTYNENVNAAYVNYQRQFSPKWSLQTGLRMEQTNSEGVLTRADGVIQADNTVKRSYLDFFPSAALTWTVDQKNTLNLTFSRRIDRPTYQDLNPFENKLDELTYEKGNAFLRPQYTNTIELSHTFKYMLNTTIGYSHVKDFATQTTDTTNNATYVQQRNLATQRILSFSIGSPLPIAKWWNGYANVWYNYQMFKGKIGANEVKTEIPMFGAYMQHTFTLGKGYNAELSGWFSGPNVWGATWRTKSLGGLDLGFQKQILKKQGTLKLSVTDIFFTNPWTATSNFGGLFINGRGQNESRTVRLAFSWRFGNNQVKAARQRQTGLESEAKRIKG
- a CDS encoding glycosyltransferase family 9 protein — its product is MKFLVIRFSSIGDIVLTTPAIRCLKLQVPDAEVHFLSKQSMKAVTEANPYIDKFYYFSSDLDSLIQALKAEQYDYIIDLHKNFRTWRIKKALKVPVLSYNKEVIEKVLLTRLHINKMAGRHIVDRCLDTLAPLGVQNDGKGMDYFIPATVRVKAEDLPLSHSAGFVAIVIGASYYTKKLPVYKLRELCAKLQYPIILVGGKEDKQEGEEIAKIDPVKIYNACGKFSLHESADIIRQSKLVISHDTGMQYIACALNKSVLAIWGGTSPALDVEPYYGTEQLLQHNKPAYHNFIVKGLACQPCSNYGTKTCPRAHFKCMQDQDINLIVATAGQYLTSMA